The Gemmata palustris genome includes a region encoding these proteins:
- a CDS encoding ArnT family glycosyltransferase: MGDPDVQLPVRTAKPVMLYWLQRASFSVLGVSEWSARLPSVLAMWLTALLVYELARRMFDRSTGLLAGIVLVSALEVCVLAHAATPDATLLLFTVLTYYLFWTRHEGNSRRWWTATAAACGLAVLTKGPVGVALPGLVILLYFAWNRELGRLLDRKFFWAALGVSVGRRTVVRARHGRTRAARGQAFFGRENLQPLSTPMENHRGPFFYHAAALLVLFTPWSVFLLGALWYSVRAARATLRPPCLGRGVCSFAVCGRCFSLRVRACPPSLQAGRTGGRFFLHPRVPVSDLLVRRVPRVLLGGGDQVAELRASGVPGAGDPHGPVLGALAERRTRAPQVADAAGGRGAGAHGACGWRRIARCR; this comes from the coding sequence GTGGGTGATCCCGACGTTCAACTACCAGTGCGCACTGCCAAGCCGGTGATGCTGTACTGGCTCCAGCGCGCCAGCTTCTCCGTCCTCGGGGTAAGTGAGTGGTCCGCGCGGCTCCCGTCGGTGCTAGCAATGTGGCTCACCGCGCTGCTCGTGTACGAACTGGCGCGCCGCATGTTCGACCGGTCCACGGGTTTGCTCGCGGGGATCGTGTTGGTTTCCGCACTGGAAGTCTGCGTTCTCGCACACGCCGCCACGCCCGACGCGACGCTGCTCCTGTTCACCGTCCTCACCTACTACCTGTTCTGGACGCGGCACGAAGGGAACTCGCGCAGGTGGTGGACCGCAACGGCCGCCGCGTGCGGGTTGGCGGTGCTCACGAAGGGGCCGGTCGGGGTCGCGCTGCCGGGACTGGTGATCCTGCTCTATTTCGCCTGGAACCGCGAACTCGGCCGGCTACTCGACCGCAAGTTCTTTTGGGCCGCGCTGGGTGTTTCTGTTGGTCGCCGGACCGTGGTACGGGCTCGTCACGGCCGAACGCGCGCGGCGCGTGGGCAAGCGTTCTTCGGGCGTGAGAACCTTCAGCCGCTCTCGACGCCGATGGAGAACCACCGCGGGCCGTTCTTCTACCACGCGGCCGCGCTCCTGGTGCTCTTCACCCCGTGGAGCGTGTTCCTACTCGGCGCGCTCTGGTACAGCGTCCGCGCAGCCAGAGCTACCCTCCGTCCGCCCTGCCTGGGAAGGGGAGTTTGCTCCTTCGCGGTCTGCGGGCGCTGCTTCAGCCTCAGGGTTCGCGCCTGCCCCCCTTCCCTTCAGGCAGGGCGGACGGGGGGTAGGTTCTTCCTCCACCCGCGCGTTCCGGTTTCTGATCTGTTGGTTCGCCGCGTACCTCGTGTTCTTCTCGGCGGCGGCGACCAAGTTGCCGAACTACGTGCTTCCGGTGTACCCGGCGCTGGCGATCCTCACGGCCCGGTTCTTGGTGCGCTGGCAGAGCGGCGAACTCGTGCTCCCCAAGTGGCTGATGCCGCTGGCGGTCGGGGCGCTGGTGCTCACGGCGCTTGTGGTTGGCGGCGGATTGCTCGTTGCAGGTGA